A single Polyodon spathula isolate WHYD16114869_AA chromosome 6, ASM1765450v1, whole genome shotgun sequence DNA region contains:
- the bach2b gene encoding transcription regulator protein BACH2: MSMDEQTEAPMYVYESTVHCTNILLCLNDQRKQDILCDVTVSVEGKEFRAHRAVLAACSEYFLQVLAGQAKYESVSLPEEVTARGFAPLLQFAYTAKLLLSRENIQEVIHCAEFLRMHNLEDSCFRFLEAQLLSEEDGVLLCRKVASYPRSQEDENSEEEQDESMQSETTKTGRLLEQEAIAVQIPEMFQDGRADFEKHGASDLPRCPKYRKYQLACTKHNNDVSHTSTSGFPSTFKETSSGSSSAPHSQGLSLGQIKNEPRAEEESISLCLSGNEPEKENDGMADMELDGKQRSPLYVDRPKSKSPTCLRSFLKKGTDLLGLPSTPQQLFTNRTACPQEKVETQGDHKTDYETYSVGMGLSVASQKDFAGFQVGLPLRTLSCDGVCKQESELDRRSVIFSSVTDDLRGTPAHSYPGGNTLDTELSEHMPKGLWAGASQSLPCSQTYSPSGLPSEPMVQCRPRPNTSCPVPIKVCPRSPPSETRTRTSSSCSSYSYAEDGSGGSPCSLPQFEFSTSPRCLATDQQEQGMAGEAMYNQVRPKIKCEQSYGTNSSDESGSFSEGDSESCPAQERGQEVKLPFPVDQITELPRNDFQMMIKMHKLTSEQLEFIHDIRRRSKNRIAAQRCRKRKLDCIQNLECEIHKLVCEKDKLLTERNQLKACMGELWENFSCLSQEVCRDVQLSPEQIQSLQRYCPVLRAADQTGATATASIKPSSSKTPSLGSEQSFMNSQCTGESMQCCTEPSPAQLGAQWLPGNGSESCIGGVSLGEHEPDTYLERGPSLEQCSQTVTVDFCQEMTDKCTTDEQPRKDCCE; encoded by the exons ATGTCCATGGATGAGCAGACTGAAGCCCCCATGTATGTGTATGAGTCAACAGTGCACTGTACCAACATCCTCCTGTGCCTCAATGACCAGCGGAAGCAGGATATCCTCTGTGATGTCACGGTGTCAGTGGAGGGGAAGGAGTTCCGAGCTCACCGGGCTGTCCTGGCTGCCTGCAGCGAGTACTTTTTGCAGGTTCTGGCAGGGCAGGCCAAGTATGAGTCCGTCAGCTTGCCAGAGGAG gtCACTGCCAGGGGATTCGCCCCATTGTTGCAGTTTGCCTACACTGCTAAGCTGCTACTCAGCAGAGAAAACATCCAAGAGGTCATCCACTGTGCAGAATTCCTGCGCATGCACAACCTGGAGGACTCCTGCTTTCGCTTCCTGGAAGCCCAGCTCCTGAGCGAGGAAGATGGCGTGCTCCTTTGCCGCAAGGTAGCTTCTTACCCCCGATCCCAGGAAGATGAGAACTCAGAGGAGGAGCAGGATGAGAGCATGCAGTCCGAGACCACCAAGACCGGCAGACTGCTGGAACAGGAAGCCATTGCTGTGCAGATTCCTGAAATGTTCCAGGACGGCAGGGCAGACTTTGAGAAACACGGAGCATCAGACCTGCCGCGCTGCCCCAAGTATAGGAAGTATCAGCTGGCTTGCACCAAGCACAATAACGATGTATCACACACCAGTACCTCAGGTTTTCCAAGCACATTCAAGGAAACGAGCTCCGGCAGCAGCAGTGCCCCCCACAGCCAGGGACTGTCTTTGGGACAGATCAAAAACGAACCTCGCGCCGAGGAggagagcatctcactgtgtctGTCAGGGAACGAGCCAGAGAAAGAGAACGACGGCATGGCAGATATGGAACTGGATGGCAAGCAGCGCAGCCCCCTGTACGTGGACAGGCCTAAAAGCAAGTCTCCAACGTGTTTgaggtcttttttaaaaaaagggaccGATCTGTTGGGTTTGCCCAGCACACCACAGCAGCTTTTTACCAACAGAACAGCCTGTCCCCAGGAAAAAGTAGAAACTCAGGGTGACCACAAAACTGACTATGAGACGTACTCTGTGGGTATGGGGCTATCAGTGGCGTCTCAGAAAGATTTTGCCGGTTTCCAAGTGGGATTACCATTAAGGACTCTCTCGTGTGACGGAGTATGCAAGCAGGAATCGGAGCTGGACCGCAGGAGCGTCATTTTTTCCTCAGTTACAGACGACCTACGGGGAACTCCAGCGCATTCATACCCTGGAGGGAACACCCTGGATACAGAACTATCAGAACACATGCCAAAGGGTCTGTGGGCCGGTGCTAGCCAGTCCCTTCCGTGCTCACAGACCTACTCCCCCAGTGGACTGCCCTCCGAGCCCATGGTGCAATGCAGGCCTCGGCCCAACACCAGCTGCCCAGTGCCAATCAAGGTGTGTCCCCGTTCCCCTCCCTCGGAAACGAGGACCAGGACTTCTAGTTCCTGCTCTTCATACTCCTATGCAGAAGATGGAAGTGGAGGTTCCCCTTGTAGTTTGCCACAGTTTGAATTTTCCACCTCTCCCCGGTGTCTCGCTACCGATCAACAGGAGCAAGGTATGGCGGGCGAGGCCATGTATAACCAGGTCAGGCCCAAGATTAAATGTGAGCAGTCATACGGCACCAATTCCAGTGACGAGTCTGGCTCATTCTCAGAAGGAGACAGCGAATCATGCCCTGCTCAAGAACGAGGGCAAGAG GTCAAGCTTCCTTTCCCAGTGGATCAAATCACAGAACTTCCAAGGAATGACTTCCAAATGATGATAAAAATGCACAAACTAACCTCGGAGCAACTGGAGTTCATTCACGATATCCGACGGAGGAGTAAGAACCGCATCGCAGCTCAGCGCTGCCGGAAAAGGAAACTGGACTGCATTCAGAATCTCGAATGTGAGATCCACAAATTG GTCTGTGAGAAAGACAAGCTGCTGACAGAGAGGAACCAGCTGAAAGCCTGCATGGGAGAGCTGTGGGAGAACTTTTCATGTCTTTCCCAGGAGGTGTGCCGGGACGTGCAGCTCAGCCCAGAGCAGATCCAGTCCCTGCAGAGGTACTGCCCAGTCCTCAGGGCAGCGGATCAAACAGGCGCCACCGCCACTGCCAGCATCAAGCCATCTTCTTCCAAGACCCCCTCACTGGGCTCAGAACAAAGCTTCATGAATTCTCAGTGCACGGGGGAAAGCATGCAGTGCTGCACAGAACCAAGCCCCGCTCAGCTTGGGGCCCAGTGGTTGCCTGGCAACGGATCAGAAAGCTGCATAGGAGGAGTCTCACTCGGTGAACACGAGCCGGATACTTACCTAGAAAGGGGCCCTTCCCTTGAACAGTGCAGTCAGACAGTCACTGTGGACTTCTGCCAGGAAATGACTGATAAATGTACAACTGATGAACAGCCTCGGAAAGACTGTTGCGAATAA